TCTTCTGGGGGACGTTGACCTCGAGGCCGAACTTGCCCTGGGCCAGCTGGAGGGCGCCCTGGGTGAAGCCCTTGAGGGGGCGGGTGACGCTGCGCGAGAAGACGGCGGCGAGCGCCAGGGCCACCAGGGTGGCGGCCAGCACGGTGAGCAGCAGCCGCCGCTCCATCGTCTCCACCTGCTTGTAGGCGAGCGCCACCGGCTGCTCGGAGACGATGGCCCAGTGCGGGTCGGCCAGGGCGGCGTAGGCGGCGACGACGGCCTCGTCGCCCTCGCCGAAGTTGCCCACGTGGAGGATGTCCGTGTCCGGGCTGCGCGCCAGGCCCTGGAGCAGGTGCGCCACCACGGGCCGCTGGGCCACGTCCTGGTTGGCCACCAGTCCGCCGCCACCGGCGAGCACACGGCCCTTGATGTCGGCGAGGTAGACGAAGCCGGTGCTGCCCACGCGCTCCTGGGCGAGCATGGCCTGCAGTCCGGCCAGGGACATGTCCGCGGCGACGTAGCCCTTCACGGGTTCGCCCACGGGGTAGAGGAACGTCACCACCGCCTCGCCGCTGGGGCGCCACACCACGTCGGCGTAGCGCAGGTCACCCAGGCCCTCCAGCAGCGCCACGGCGCGCGCCTCGTGCTCGGCCAGCGCGGTGGGTGGCACGTCGCTCACGGCGAAGGCCTGCAGCTTCGGCAGCCGCTTTCCATCCGGCCCGAAGAGGGTGATGGCCTGCACCTCTCGGCTCTGGTTGAGCACCGCGCTCAGGTACGTCTGCTGCTGCTCCAGCGGCAGGGCGAAGAAGTTGGGCACGCGCGCCATGCTCAGCACCGCGCGCGTGGGCTCCGCCAGGAAGGCTTCCGTCTTCTGCTTGAGCTGCTTGACGCGCTCCTGCGCCAGCTCCTGGGCATCGCGCACCAGCAGCTCGCGCGTGTCGGAGACGGACAGCCAGCCCACCATCACCGTGGGCACCAGGCTGGCCACCAGCATCAGCAGCAGGATGGTCTTGAAGAGACGCATGGGAGAGCTCCCGTGCTACTTCCACTTCGAGGGCTGCACCTGGAGATGGATGGGCTTGGCCGGCGCTTCCATGAGCTCGAAGCCCTGTTCGGTGGAGGCCTCGGAGCGCACGTCGCGGGCCACGGCGCGCACGCTCCAGCGGTAGCTTCCCGGAGGCAGCGAGGCCTTCAGCTGGGGCGCGGAGGCCGTCAGCACCCGCTTCTCACCCCGGGTGGGCACCAGCTCCACCTCGTAGCCCTCGGCGCCCTCCACCGCCTGCCAGGCGAGGAGGACGGAGCCCAGGCCGCCCTTGGCGAACTGCACGCTCAGCTTGAGCTTGTCGGCCGGCTGGGTGGGGTGGGGCGTGCCCAGCGAGGGCCGGGACGGCGGTGGCGGCTGACCCTTCTCCACGCGCACGCTCTCGCCCACGTAGACGGGCCGGGTGACGCCCTCGGCCTCCACGCGCACCGGCTGGCCGGACCTGGACTCCACCGTGGTGGCGCCCTTGTCGTCCACCGCCACGGTGAAGGCGGTGGGCTGCGATGCGCTCGCCGACAGCAGCTTCCACGCCCCGTCCGCCGCCTGGGCGGCGTCCTCGTAACGCGCGCTCTGGAAGTGGGCCTCGGCCTCCTTCAGCTTGGCCGCCGCCTCCTCGCGCCGCGTCACCTTGGAGTCCGCGTGCTTCACCGCGTTGCGCGCCGTCTCCAGCACGCTCTGCGCCCGCGCCCGATCCGGTCCCGGCAGCTTCAGCTTCGTGCCCGGAGCGACCGCGTCGTCCTTCAATCCATTGAGCGCCTTGAGCTCGCTGGCACCACCTCGGTCTCCCAGCGCGCGCTGGGCCACCTGGGCGAGCGAC
This is a stretch of genomic DNA from Archangium violaceum. It encodes these proteins:
- a CDS encoding HD domain-containing phosphohydrolase gives rise to the protein MRLFKTILLLMLVASLVPTVMVGWLSVSDTRELLVRDAQELAQERVKQLKQKTEAFLAEPTRAVLSMARVPNFFALPLEQQQTYLSAVLNQSREVQAITLFGPDGKRLPKLQAFAVSDVPPTALAEHEARAVALLEGLGDLRYADVVWRPSGEAVVTFLYPVGEPVKGYVAADMSLAGLQAMLAQERVGSTGFVYLADIKGRVLAGGGGLVANQDVAQRPVVAHLLQGLARSPDTDILHVGNFGEGDEAVVAAYAALADPHWAIVSEQPVALAYKQVETMERRLLLTVLAATLVALALAAVFSRSVTRPLKGFTQGALQLAQGKFGLEVNVPQKNELGELARTFNYMSKQLLAYDHENRGLYESLEQGYLETIVALANSIDSKDSYTRGHSQRVGDVAVEIGRELALSERELKQLQFGGILHDIGKIGIVESILCKQSRLTDEEMTIMREHPAIGDTIIKPISFLQAMRSCVRNHHERWDGTGYPDGLKGEEIPLLARIVGCADTFDACTSTRPYQKAMPLEKAMEILDNLSGKQLDPAVVAALRRVLEKKGVRVEGHRLPVKLAS
- a CDS encoding LysM peptidoglycan-binding domain-containing protein → MKSSLLLALLTLAPAEVVVREGESLAQVAQRALGDRGGASELKALNGLKDDAVAPGTKLKLPGPDRARAQSVLETARNAVKHADSKVTRREEAAAKLKEAEAHFQSARYEDAAQAADGAWKLLSASASQPTAFTVAVDDKGATTVESRSGQPVRVEAEGVTRPVYVGESVRVEKGQPPPPSRPSLGTPHPTQPADKLKLSVQFAKGGLGSVLLAWQAVEGAEGYEVELVPTRGEKRVLTASAPQLKASLPPGSYRWSVRAVARDVRSEASTEQGFELMEAPAKPIHLQVQPSKWK